In the Chlorobium limicola DSM 245 genome, one interval contains:
- the leuA gene encoding 2-isopropylmalate synthase: MKKNAMNYRKYTAYPAVEITGRTWPDKTITKAPVWCSVDLRDGNQALPVPMSVDEKVAMFQLLVSIGFKEIEVGFPSASATEFAFVRRLIEQHLIPSDVTIQVLTQAREHLIRKTFEAVRGADRVIVHLYNSTSRQQRDVVFRKNRDEIREIAVIGTTLVRQLKEESGNSAIRFEYSPESFTGTELDYALEVCHAVMDAWGADEHEKIILNLPSTVEMSRPNIYADRIEWFSRNLRNRNAALISVHAHNDRGTAVATAELALMAGADRIEGALFGNGERCGNMDIVTMALNLFSQGVDPELDFSDLPRIREVYCKCTRMDVHPRHPYAGDLVYTAFSGSHQDAISKGMKALQGSKDGVWDVPYLPIDPQDVGCNYEAIVRINSQSGKGGVAYVLEQDYGIQIPKWMQPDFAEAVQAVADRTGEELSPERIHDLFHKEYVKLSEPFLLKKCHISWDDEDPDRNDEEATIITCTVQMKDREFHIDAKGNGPVDAFVKGFVDVSGLDFSIENYSEHAIGSSAGALAVAYIRIGCTDGRVSFGAGIDSNISLASIKAIMSALNRLP, encoded by the coding sequence ATGAAAAAGAACGCGATGAATTACCGGAAGTACACCGCCTATCCTGCCGTTGAAATTACAGGCAGGACATGGCCCGACAAAACGATTACCAAAGCGCCGGTCTGGTGCAGCGTGGACCTGAGAGACGGCAATCAGGCTCTTCCCGTCCCGATGAGTGTCGATGAGAAAGTCGCCATGTTTCAGCTTCTTGTTTCGATAGGGTTCAAGGAGATCGAGGTCGGGTTCCCTTCCGCATCGGCAACGGAATTTGCCTTTGTACGCAGGCTCATCGAGCAGCATCTCATCCCTTCGGATGTGACCATTCAGGTGCTTACCCAGGCAAGGGAGCATCTGATAAGGAAGACCTTCGAAGCGGTCCGGGGAGCGGATCGCGTGATCGTGCACCTGTACAATTCGACCTCCCGTCAGCAGCGCGATGTCGTTTTCCGGAAAAACAGGGATGAGATCAGGGAGATTGCCGTCATCGGGACAACGCTTGTCCGTCAACTGAAAGAGGAGAGCGGCAATTCGGCTATCCGGTTCGAGTACAGCCCGGAAAGTTTTACCGGCACGGAACTGGACTACGCTCTTGAAGTCTGTCATGCCGTGATGGACGCCTGGGGTGCGGACGAACACGAAAAAATCATTCTCAATCTGCCTTCGACCGTGGAGATGTCGAGACCGAATATCTATGCAGACCGTATCGAGTGGTTCAGCCGCAATCTCAGGAATCGTAACGCAGCGCTGATCAGCGTTCATGCCCATAACGACCGGGGGACTGCCGTTGCGACTGCCGAACTCGCTCTTATGGCTGGCGCCGACCGGATCGAGGGAGCGCTTTTCGGCAATGGGGAACGGTGCGGCAACATGGATATTGTCACCATGGCCCTCAACCTTTTCAGTCAGGGTGTCGATCCCGAACTTGATTTTTCCGATCTGCCGCGAATCCGCGAGGTTTACTGCAAATGTACCCGCATGGATGTTCATCCGAGGCATCCCTATGCCGGAGATCTGGTTTACACGGCATTTTCCGGTTCGCATCAGGATGCTATCAGCAAGGGAATGAAAGCGCTTCAGGGCTCGAAGGACGGTGTATGGGATGTTCCGTATCTGCCGATCGATCCGCAGGATGTCGGCTGCAACTATGAGGCTATCGTACGTATCAACAGCCAGTCAGGAAAGGGCGGAGTAGCTTATGTCCTCGAACAGGATTACGGTATCCAGATCCCAAAATGGATGCAGCCCGATTTTGCAGAAGCCGTTCAGGCTGTCGCTGACCGAACCGGCGAGGAGCTTTCACCGGAGCGTATTCACGATCTTTTTCATAAGGAGTATGTCAAACTCAGCGAACCTTTTTTACTGAAAAAATGCCATATCAGCTGGGATGACGAAGATCCCGACCGTAACGACGAAGAGGCTACCATCATTACCTGTACGGTTCAGATGAAAGACAGGGAGTTTCATATCGATGCAAAAGGGAACGGTCCTGTCGATGCGTTCGTCAAAGGTTTTGTCGATGTGAGCGGTCTCGACTTCAGTATCGAGAACTATTCCGAGCATGCCATAGGTTCAAGTGCCGGGGCCCTTGCCGTAGCCTACATCAGGATCGGTTGTACTGACGGCAGGGTCTCTTTTGGCGCAGGTATCGATTCCAATATCAGCCTTGCGTCGATCAAGGCGATTATGAGCGCCCTGAACCGTCTTCCATAG
- a CDS encoding YqaE/Pmp3 family membrane protein — protein MDIRRWILAFILPPAAVMNKEAGTIMLTGILTVLGWLPGVAAAVIMILQEKAQAKA, from the coding sequence ATGGACATCCGCCGCTGGATACTCGCTTTCATCCTACCCCCTGCCGCAGTCATGAACAAAGAGGCCGGTACCATCATGCTCACCGGTATTCTTACCGTGCTTGGCTGGCTTCCAGGAGTCGCTGCTGCGGTGATCATGATTCTGCAGGAAAAAGCCCAGGCAAAAGCTTAA
- a CDS encoding metal ABC transporter ATP-binding protein, producing MTQEVIRCERLGVEIGGASVLKGLSFSVAEGDFLAIVGPNGGGKTTLLRVLLGLQKPSEGVVQVFGAAPGRAFGRIGYVPQRLFFDREFPLSVRDVVLMGRIALKTPFQHYGKADMQAADEALRIVGLSALSNRRIGALSGGELQRALIARALAGKPELLLLDEPTASVDPEMKTTIYDLLDHLKSTMTIVLVTHDTGTVSRFVGRVLCLNCSMVLRENPSASPGGEVAQQVYPYPVDLLLHERPQSTIKN from the coding sequence ATGACGCAAGAAGTGATCCGCTGCGAAAGGCTTGGCGTTGAAATAGGGGGAGCGAGCGTGCTCAAGGGGCTTTCATTCAGCGTTGCAGAAGGAGATTTTCTTGCAATTGTCGGGCCTAACGGAGGTGGAAAAACCACGCTTCTGCGGGTACTGCTCGGACTGCAGAAACCTTCAGAAGGGGTTGTTCAGGTATTCGGCGCCGCTCCCGGTCGCGCCTTCGGCAGAATAGGATATGTGCCGCAACGGCTGTTTTTCGACCGGGAATTTCCTCTCAGTGTCAGGGATGTCGTGCTGATGGGACGAATAGCATTGAAAACTCCCTTCCAGCATTACGGCAAAGCCGATATGCAGGCGGCAGACGAAGCGCTGCGGATAGTGGGTTTATCTGCGTTAAGCAATCGCAGGATCGGCGCGCTTTCCGGCGGAGAGCTGCAGCGGGCTCTTATTGCGCGGGCACTTGCCGGAAAACCGGAACTTCTGCTGCTCGATGAACCGACGGCGAGCGTCGATCCGGAAATGAAAACGACGATCTATGATCTTCTCGATCATCTGAAAAGTACGATGACCATTGTTCTGGTAACCCATGATACCGGTACGGTCAGCCGGTTTGTCGGGAGGGTACTCTGTCTTAATTGCAGCATGGTGCTTCGTGAAAATCCTTCCGCTTCACCAGGCGGAGAGGTCGCCCAGCAGGTTTATCCCTATCCGGTCGATCTGCTTCTGCACGAAAGGCCGCAATCCACGATAAAAAACTGA
- a CDS encoding universal stress protein produces MNLLVAIDFSEITEAVINHTRTLASALEARIFLLHVIAPTTPVLDIETDPGTVLPLEEAEILPGATVTENRTQQQLHELAEKLRLNGISVSAHLAYNDEVEAIIKAAETFDAGMIVLGSHGHGAFYHLLIGSVSEGVIRKATCPVLIVPSGRK; encoded by the coding sequence ATGAATCTGCTTGTCGCCATCGATTTTTCGGAAATCACCGAAGCTGTCATCAACCATACACGAACTCTCGCTTCGGCACTGGAGGCCAGGATTTTTCTGCTCCATGTCATAGCTCCGACAACGCCGGTTCTCGATATTGAAACCGATCCGGGAACCGTTCTTCCCCTTGAGGAAGCGGAAATATTACCAGGAGCCACTGTAACAGAAAACAGAACGCAACAGCAGCTCCATGAGCTTGCCGAAAAACTCCGTCTTAATGGCATATCGGTATCGGCGCACCTGGCGTACAATGACGAGGTCGAAGCCATCATCAAAGCTGCGGAGACTTTCGATGCGGGAATGATCGTTCTCGGATCGCACGGACACGGAGCGTTCTACCACCTGCTTATCGGTAGCGTATCGGAAGGCGTTATCCGCAAGGCAACATGCCCGGTGCTCATCGTGCCTTCAGGAAGGAAATGA
- a CDS encoding ABC transporter ATP-binding protein — translation MSTMSGPAIRAKGLEKRFGDVRAVQGVDIEVAPGELFGFLGPNGAGKTTAMTMLTGLSRPDAGSIEIGGVDCSKNPKAAQHLIGVVPDESNLYPELSGFENLCFSGALYGMRRDERRRKASELLDLFDLGDAASRKFSGYSKGMKRRLVIAAAIMHDPPLLFLDEPTSGIDVASSPYDTPHCLSDLHRNGVTIFMTTHFIDEAERLCDRIAFIVNGRIVRTDTVERLLQPVQGRYALTVSFSDAAKVPLMDLERAFPLLEFHMLPGGELRVESGEALKTGALVRFLEEAGAEVTEAKKRVLSLEDVFVEITGIGAGRMEKEKEGRGRR, via the coding sequence ATGAGTACCATGAGCGGCCCGGCGATCAGGGCGAAGGGGCTGGAGAAACGGTTCGGCGATGTCCGGGCTGTTCAGGGAGTCGACATCGAGGTTGCCCCAGGCGAGCTGTTCGGCTTTCTCGGTCCGAACGGTGCGGGGAAAACAACGGCGATGACCATGCTCACCGGTCTTTCACGGCCCGATGCCGGTTCGATAGAGATCGGGGGTGTCGACTGCAGCAAAAATCCGAAGGCGGCCCAGCATCTGATAGGAGTAGTGCCTGATGAAAGCAATCTCTACCCTGAATTGAGCGGATTCGAGAATCTCTGCTTTTCCGGTGCGTTGTACGGCATGCGCCGGGATGAGCGGCGTCGGAAGGCGTCGGAACTTCTTGACCTGTTCGATCTGGGCGATGCCGCATCGAGAAAGTTTTCAGGCTATTCTAAAGGGATGAAGCGCAGGCTGGTCATTGCGGCAGCGATCATGCACGATCCTCCGCTGCTGTTTCTCGATGAGCCGACATCGGGGATCGATGTTGCAAGCTCCCCGTATGATACGCCTCATTGCCTTTCCGATCTTCACCGGAATGGGGTTACCATATTCATGACAACTCATTTCATCGATGAGGCCGAACGCCTGTGCGACCGTATTGCATTTATCGTCAACGGCAGAATCGTCCGTACCGATACGGTTGAACGTCTCCTGCAGCCGGTTCAGGGCCGTTACGCACTGACCGTTTCGTTTTCCGACGCAGCGAAGGTTCCGCTCATGGATCTCGAACGCGCATTTCCCCTGCTTGAGTTTCATATGCTTCCGGGCGGCGAACTGAGGGTTGAGTCGGGTGAGGCTTTGAAAACCGGTGCACTGGTGAGATTTCTTGAAGAGGCCGGAGCCGAAGTGACTGAAGCAAAGAAAAGGGTTCTTTCGCTTGAAGATGTTTTCGTCGAGATAACGGGCATCGGAGCCGGACGCATGGAGAAGGAAAAAGAGGGGAGGGGAAGGCGTTGA
- a CDS encoding metal ABC transporter solute-binding protein, Zn/Mn family, which translates to MMNNRTATLFSFLLLFLLHCACTPSQEKGKLQVVTSITPLAYFAERIGGEAVSVSVMVPPGGNPHSYEPTPKQMAALGDASLFVKAGSGVEFELDWMPRFLSLNPGMRVCDASEGVRLMSMPHNGAAHELHEQEAHHHEGSDPHYWMSPLNGVIMANTIRNALVLADPSHKAAYEANTVKLVAELEQLHHEIEGRLAPVKNRRFLVFHPAWGYYAAAYGLEQIAAEEEGKTLTPRQLGQVIEKARSNGIRVIFVSPQFSTLQAEAIARDIGGVVGTVDPLSRDYQQNLRNATGALIEAMQ; encoded by the coding sequence ATGATGAACAACAGAACCGCTACTCTTTTTTCTTTTCTGCTGCTTTTTCTGCTGCATTGCGCCTGTACACCCTCTCAAGAAAAGGGAAAGCTTCAGGTTGTCACCTCCATTACTCCTCTTGCTTATTTCGCAGAAAGGATCGGCGGTGAAGCCGTTTCCGTTTCCGTTATGGTTCCTCCCGGAGGCAATCCTCACAGCTATGAACCGACGCCGAAACAGATGGCGGCTCTCGGCGATGCATCGCTTTTCGTTAAAGCCGGTTCCGGAGTAGAGTTCGAGCTGGACTGGATGCCACGTTTTCTCTCTCTCAACCCCGGCATGAGGGTCTGTGACGCCTCTGAAGGGGTGAGGCTGATGTCCATGCCGCATAACGGGGCTGCTCATGAGCTCCATGAGCAGGAAGCTCATCATCACGAGGGGAGTGACCCGCACTACTGGATGTCTCCGCTGAACGGGGTTATCATGGCCAATACTATCCGGAATGCTCTCGTGCTTGCAGATCCGTCCCATAAAGCCGCCTATGAGGCTAATACGGTAAAACTTGTTGCCGAACTGGAGCAGCTGCATCATGAAATCGAAGGGCGTCTGGCTCCGGTAAAGAACCGGCGTTTTCTCGTATTTCATCCGGCATGGGGGTATTATGCCGCCGCATACGGTCTCGAACAGATTGCCGCCGAAGAAGAAGGGAAGACGCTGACTCCCCGTCAGCTTGGCCAGGTGATCGAGAAGGCGCGTTCAAACGGTATCAGGGTGATTTTCGTTTCGCCGCAGTTCAGTACGCTTCAGGCCGAGGCTATCGCCCGGGATATCGGCGGAGTCGTCGGAACGGTCGATCCTCTTTCGCGCGATTATCAGCAGAATCTTCGAAATGCAACCGGAGCCTTGATCGAGGCGATGCAATGA
- a CDS encoding Fur family transcriptional regulator, whose protein sequence is MQNTLDIIRSAGLKATPRRIAIIALFSGESRPLSPLQVQTELKKQFVRCGLPGIYRNLEALAECGILCRLAGFGRERSYALCGSRGNRHTHHICCVACGRIEAFDDGAYHDGMIVGGYRLLSHTTHSEGICASCLSETNGEHPS, encoded by the coding sequence ATGCAGAATACCCTTGACATAATCAGGAGTGCCGGTCTGAAGGCCACTCCCCGCCGTATTGCAATTATTGCGCTTTTTTCCGGCGAATCGAGGCCGCTTTCGCCTCTCCAGGTACAGACGGAGTTGAAGAAACAGTTTGTCCGTTGCGGTCTCCCGGGAATTTACCGCAATCTTGAGGCGCTGGCGGAATGCGGGATACTCTGCCGCCTGGCAGGTTTCGGCCGCGAACGCTCGTATGCTTTATGCGGCAGCCGCGGAAACCGCCATACCCATCACATCTGCTGCGTCGCCTGCGGCAGGATCGAAGCTTTTGACGACGGAGCTTATCATGACGGCATGATAGTCGGCGGGTACAGATTGCTCTCTCATACGACGCATTCCGAGGGCATTTGCGCATCCTGTCTTTCGGAAACAAACGGGGAGCATCCATCATGA
- a CDS encoding META domain-containing protein: MAHSFPNSRSFASAAVLFFVFMFVASGCSVQYSKSDGSPPPHAVIKVHGTTWRAIAILGKKASFFPGQKMDAHFLLRSGERSVSGSAGCNDFHGVYELRGERLSFGSVGTTRMACSPKIMEQERRFLGALRSTVSYGISGRRLILLDSGGRTVMELIPARR; the protein is encoded by the coding sequence ATGGCACACTCTTTTCCAAACAGTCGCTCTTTCGCTTCGGCAGCAGTGCTTTTTTTTGTGTTTATGTTCGTGGCATCCGGATGTTCCGTTCAGTATTCCAAATCTGACGGTTCGCCACCGCCGCATGCGGTCATCAAGGTTCACGGCACGACCTGGCGTGCCATTGCAATTCTTGGAAAGAAAGCCTCATTTTTCCCCGGTCAGAAAATGGATGCCCATTTTCTTCTGAGGAGCGGAGAGCGGAGCGTGAGCGGGTCTGCCGGCTGCAACGATTTTCACGGCGTTTATGAACTTCGGGGAGAAAGGCTTTCTTTCGGTTCTGTCGGTACAACGCGCATGGCATGCTCACCGAAGATCATGGAGCAGGAACGGAGGTTTCTCGGCGCACTTCGCAGTACGGTATCATATGGTATATCCGGGCGCCGTCTGATTCTTCTCGACAGTGGCGGGAGAACCGTCATGGAACTTATTCCGGCAAGAAGATAG
- the mobAB gene encoding bifunctional molybdenum cofactor guanylyltransferase MobA/molybdopterin-guanine dinucleotide biosynthesis adaptor protein MobB — MLRRCCIAIEILMLFHPFEIALSGFSGSGKTTLAAAIVRRLAENFTVGCYKHGCHRFDIDREGKDSHTLKKAGAETVMISDPEKKAIVTGIDNNGLKERMVFLDCDLLLVEGLKELALPKLLLVDREKKILELLAHGDIPEVVALVDTEDERKSLGNDYDLPTFHRNDIETITAFIESFLAGKALETELSGLILAGGRSRRMGADKALLSYHEENQIVHTATLLRQHCREIFISCRNEQAKAYEAFGFPIITDRYLEIGPAGGILSAQQNFPDRALLAVACDMPFLDAPLISKLVENRKPLRYATAFRHQSSGHIEPLCACYEPKSRKALLASHAEGNDSLQSFLAGSRIGEITLSESRTVCNINDPAAMQTALKACRSPKE, encoded by the coding sequence GTGCTGCGCCGATGCTGTATCGCTATTGAAATCCTTATGCTTTTTCATCCCTTCGAAATCGCCCTTTCCGGTTTTTCCGGGTCCGGAAAAACAACTCTGGCCGCAGCGATCGTCCGTCGTCTTGCCGAAAATTTCACCGTCGGCTGCTACAAACACGGCTGCCACCGATTCGATATCGACCGGGAGGGAAAGGATTCTCACACGCTCAAAAAAGCCGGCGCCGAAACCGTCATGATTTCGGATCCCGAAAAAAAAGCGATCGTTACCGGAATCGACAACAACGGGCTCAAGGAGAGAATGGTTTTCCTCGACTGCGATCTGCTGCTTGTCGAAGGGCTCAAGGAGCTCGCCCTGCCGAAACTGCTGCTCGTGGATCGCGAAAAAAAAATTCTCGAGCTTCTTGCACATGGCGACATACCGGAAGTCGTAGCTCTTGTCGATACCGAAGATGAACGCAAATCGCTCGGGAACGACTATGATCTGCCCACATTTCATCGTAACGACATCGAAACCATCACCGCATTCATCGAGTCGTTCCTGGCCGGAAAAGCCCTGGAAACGGAACTCTCGGGCCTGATACTTGCCGGAGGCAGAAGCCGCCGTATGGGTGCGGACAAAGCCTTGCTCTCTTATCACGAAGAGAACCAGATAGTACATACAGCAACGCTTCTGCGGCAGCATTGCCGGGAAATCTTCATCTCCTGCCGCAATGAACAGGCCAAAGCGTACGAAGCGTTCGGCTTTCCGATCATCACCGACCGATATCTTGAAATCGGACCGGCCGGGGGAATACTCTCTGCGCAGCAGAACTTTCCGGACAGGGCCCTGCTTGCCGTAGCCTGCGACATGCCGTTTCTTGACGCGCCTCTGATTTCGAAACTGGTCGAAAACCGCAAGCCGTTGCGGTATGCCACCGCGTTCCGGCATCAGAGTTCAGGACATATCGAGCCTCTCTGCGCCTGCTATGAACCGAAATCCAGAAAAGCCCTGCTGGCCTCTCATGCAGAGGGCAACGACTCCCTGCAATCATTTCTTGCCGGTTCCCGTATAGGAGAGATTACGCTCTCTGAAAGCCGAACCGTATGCAATATCAACGATCCTGCAGCAATGCAGACGGCTCTGAAAGCGTGCCGGTCACCCAAAGAATAA
- a CDS encoding glycerophosphodiester phosphodiesterase family protein: MAFEIQAHRGSRAFFPENSIEAFCKAADSGVRVIELDLVVSCDHQLVVSHDPWISGPLCTAPGGTPLAPEDRDRYLIYTMDYAEIAAFGCGLPDPGFPDQQRTTACKPLLTDVFREVDAYMRARNLPGTMIFNIELKSWPERDRILHPEPELYAFLVVGQLRLCGMLPRVRLQSFDFRLVEEVRKLCPEIAFGILADDLARIHAFMERMPFLPAYVNPYYLLMGEELVAQLHRKGIRVIPWTVNLPEEMLAMKRMGADGIITDYPELALRLDGLFA, from the coding sequence ATGGCGTTTGAAATACAGGCCCATCGCGGATCGAGAGCTTTTTTTCCGGAAAATTCCATCGAGGCTTTCTGCAAAGCGGCGGATTCGGGTGTCAGGGTCATCGAACTCGATCTTGTGGTTTCCTGCGATCATCAGCTCGTCGTTTCCCATGATCCCTGGATAAGCGGTCCGCTATGCACTGCTCCCGGAGGAACGCCTCTCGCCCCGGAAGACAGGGATCGTTACCTGATCTATACCATGGATTATGCCGAGATCGCGGCATTCGGCTGCGGTCTTCCTGATCCCGGGTTTCCCGACCAGCAGCGCACGACAGCCTGCAAGCCGCTCCTGACGGATGTTTTTCGGGAGGTTGACGCCTATATGCGCGCCAGAAATCTGCCGGGCACCATGATTTTCAATATCGAGCTGAAATCGTGGCCGGAGCGGGATCGTATCTTGCATCCCGAACCGGAACTCTACGCTTTTCTCGTTGTCGGGCAGTTGCGATTGTGCGGGATGCTTCCGAGGGTTCGGCTTCAGTCGTTCGACTTCCGCCTTGTAGAGGAGGTACGGAAGCTTTGTCCGGAGATCGCTTTCGGTATTCTTGCCGACGATCTTGCCCGTATCCATGCATTTATGGAGAGGATGCCGTTTCTGCCTGCCTACGTGAACCCGTATTATTTGTTGATGGGCGAAGAGCTTGTTGCGCAGCTTCACCGAAAGGGTATCCGCGTCATTCCCTGGACGGTAAATCTGCCCGAAGAGATGCTCGCCATGAAGCGGATGGGCGCCGACGGCATAATTACCGATTATCCGGAACTCGCGCTCCGGCTTGACGGATTGTTTGCGTGA
- a CDS encoding ABC transporter permease yields MKTWIAFWSIVRKDMQAYYLKPPNVSWGLLFPLAWTGMFLIRSGQDSHSLLSVLPGMIALSVLFGTSSMLAVAVTFEKKAKAFERLLLSPIPLYLLMLAKTSGAVLFGMFNALVPVLLGFWFVDLSGADWVMAVPAVLLIAVVSTFLSLLLAILATEVFEVQTLSNFVRFPMIFLCGLFFPVSVLPPFLQPISFLLPLTYGVDILHHAIGGERLLPAAIDFSVLAGFCLLLFMLSLRSINKHWIG; encoded by the coding sequence TTGAAAACCTGGATAGCTTTCTGGAGCATTGTCCGCAAGGACATGCAGGCATACTACCTCAAACCGCCGAATGTGAGCTGGGGACTGCTTTTTCCCCTCGCCTGGACAGGTATGTTTCTTATCCGTTCAGGTCAGGATTCGCATTCGCTGCTTTCCGTTCTTCCCGGCATGATCGCCCTGTCGGTGCTGTTCGGCACCAGTTCGATGCTTGCCGTCGCCGTCACCTTCGAGAAAAAGGCAAAGGCCTTCGAGCGTTTGCTGCTCTCGCCGATACCGCTCTATCTTCTCATGCTTGCCAAAACTTCGGGAGCGGTTTTATTCGGTATGTTCAACGCGCTCGTGCCGGTATTGCTCGGATTCTGGTTCGTCGATCTTTCCGGCGCCGACTGGGTTATGGCGGTGCCGGCAGTACTGCTTATTGCCGTGGTTTCGACTTTTCTCAGCCTGCTGCTCGCCATTCTTGCCACCGAGGTGTTCGAGGTTCAGACCCTTTCGAACTTTGTGCGGTTTCCCATGATATTTCTCTGCGGACTTTTTTTCCCCGTCAGTGTGCTCCCCCCGTTTCTGCAGCCGATATCGTTTCTGCTTCCGCTTACCTATGGCGTCGATATTCTGCACCATGCCATCGGCGGCGAACGGCTTCTCCCCGCAGCGATTGATTTTTCGGTTCTTGCAGGTTTCTGCCTTCTGCTTTTTATGCTGAGTCTTCGCAGTATCAACAAGCACTGGATAGGGTAG
- the moaCB gene encoding bifunctional molybdenum cofactor biosynthesis protein MoaC/MoaB, which produces MEFTHLDEQGNVAMVDVSAKPGTMRSATASGAISLQPETLRLLREQAIPKGNVLTAAKIAGIQAAKQTAHLIPLCHQLNLSWIDLSFTLYDDRIAISATARTREATGVEMEALTAVSVAALTIYDMCKAIDTSMEIGSIRLEKKTGGKQQLSVQYRPRTSILVLSDSIAAGRGTDRSGLLLQEGFEAAGCPVDELRVIPDRKEEIEAVVEEWVAGGVELIVTSGGTGLGPRDVTVEALSPKFTRKLPGIEQALFNWGQGKTKTAMLSRLAAGMIGNSLLICLPGSPGAAADALEVLVPAIFHAFAMLKGEGHS; this is translated from the coding sequence ATGGAATTTACCCATCTTGACGAGCAGGGCAATGTTGCCATGGTCGATGTTTCAGCCAAACCAGGAACCATGAGGAGCGCGACGGCATCCGGTGCTATTTCATTGCAGCCGGAAACCCTGCGTCTTCTCCGTGAGCAGGCCATCCCCAAGGGAAACGTGCTCACGGCCGCAAAAATCGCCGGCATTCAGGCTGCCAAACAGACCGCGCATCTTATTCCGCTCTGCCATCAGCTCAATCTGTCATGGATCGATCTTTCCTTCACGCTGTACGATGATCGTATTGCCATATCCGCGACGGCAAGAACCAGAGAGGCTACCGGTGTCGAGATGGAAGCCCTTACGGCGGTATCGGTTGCCGCATTGACGATTTACGATATGTGCAAGGCAATCGATACCTCGATGGAGATCGGTTCCATACGGCTCGAAAAAAAAACCGGGGGCAAGCAGCAGCTTTCCGTCCAGTACAGGCCGAGAACCTCGATTCTCGTGCTCTCCGATTCCATTGCCGCCGGCAGAGGAACCGACCGTTCAGGTCTGCTGCTTCAGGAGGGATTTGAAGCTGCCGGATGCCCCGTCGACGAGTTGAGGGTCATTCCGGATCGTAAAGAGGAGATCGAAGCGGTCGTTGAAGAGTGGGTTGCCGGAGGAGTCGAGCTGATTGTGACCTCCGGGGGAACGGGGCTCGGGCCTCGCGATGTAACGGTTGAAGCTCTTTCGCCGAAGTTCACCAGAAAATTGCCGGGGATCGAACAGGCGCTCTTCAACTGGGGGCAGGGAAAAACGAAAACAGCCATGCTTTCGAGACTCGCCGCCGGCATGATCGGCAATTCGCTTCTGATCTGTCTGCCCGGCAGTCCCGGTGCGGCTGCGGATGCGCTTGAAGTCCTCGTCCCGGCGATATTTCATGCATTCGCCATGCTGAAGGGGGAGGGCCACTCATGA
- a CDS encoding metal ABC transporter permease produces the protein MPDLFAYEFLRNAVLASLLASVACGIIGSYVVVKKIGFISGGIAHTAFGGIGLGYYLGINPLFGVIPFSLGAAIAIGLLSRKAKVAEDTAIGAFWAVGMAVGVILIGLTPGYAPNLFSYLFGNILTVSVADLWMIAVLDILIAALTWLFSKEFLALSFDEEYAEVSGVKTTRFYLLLLCLIALTVVILVRVAGIVLVIALLTIPAAIARVFSSTLRGMMGLATVLSALFCLGGLWLSWQLDLASGATIIVFAGTVFLLVHAGRSFISFLKAR, from the coding sequence ATGCCCGACCTGTTCGCCTATGAATTTTTACGTAACGCCGTACTCGCATCTCTGCTTGCCAGTGTTGCGTGTGGCATTATCGGCAGCTATGTCGTGGTGAAAAAAATCGGATTCATCAGCGGCGGCATAGCCCATACCGCATTCGGCGGGATAGGACTCGGTTACTATCTCGGGATTAACCCGCTCTTCGGAGTCATTCCGTTCAGTCTCGGTGCCGCCATTGCCATCGGTCTTCTGAGCAGAAAGGCGAAAGTTGCCGAAGATACGGCGATAGGGGCATTCTGGGCTGTCGGTATGGCTGTGGGCGTTATTCTGATCGGTCTCACGCCGGGGTACGCTCCGAATCTGTTCAGCTACCTGTTCGGCAATATCCTGACGGTTTCTGTGGCCGATCTGTGGATGATCGCCGTGCTTGATATCCTGATTGCCGCATTGACCTGGCTTTTCAGCAAGGAGTTTCTCGCTCTTTCATTCGATGAGGAGTATGCCGAGGTTTCAGGGGTGAAAACCACCCGGTTCTATCTGCTGCTGCTCTGCCTGATAGCGCTTACCGTCGTGATTCTTGTACGGGTTGCAGGTATTGTGCTGGTTATCGCCCTGCTTACCATTCCAGCAGCCATAGCACGGGTTTTCAGCAGCACTCTCCGGGGTATGATGGGTCTGGCGACGGTACTTTCAGCTCTTTTCTGTCTTGGAGGCCTCTGGCTCTCCTGGCAGCTCGATCTTGCATCCGGGGCAACCATTATCGTATTTGCCGGTACCGTATTTCTTTTGGTCCATGCCGGTCGTTCGTTCATTTCCTTCCTGAAGGCACGATGA